A region of uncultured Carboxylicivirga sp. DNA encodes the following proteins:
- a CDS encoding TPM domain-containing protein — protein sequence MNPIKFFNKQQKLAIQNAIHESECKTSGEIRVHIENHCETELINRATEVFHVLQMHETERRNGVLIYLALDDKKVAIIGDQGINEVTPEDYWQNEVADILNHFTKGEFDIGIIQAIQKIGDKLIEFFPIEKNDINELSDEISFYNN from the coding sequence ATGAACCCCATTAAATTCTTCAATAAGCAGCAAAAGCTTGCTATTCAAAACGCTATTCATGAATCTGAATGCAAAACCAGTGGTGAGATAAGAGTTCATATTGAAAATCATTGTGAAACAGAATTAATTAACCGAGCTACGGAAGTGTTTCATGTACTTCAAATGCATGAAACGGAACGAAGAAACGGAGTGTTAATCTATCTTGCTTTAGATGATAAGAAAGTAGCCATAATAGGCGACCAGGGAATTAATGAAGTTACACCGGAAGATTATTGGCAAAATGAAGTAGCTGATATTCTTAATCATTTTACAAAAGGAGAGTTTGATATCGGAATAATTCAGGCCATACAAAAAATTGGCGATAAATTAATTGAATTCTTTCCTATTGAAAAAAACGACATAAACGAATTATCCGATGAAATTTCATTCTATAACAACTAA
- a CDS encoding TPM domain-containing protein, which yields MKFHSITTKYILSCLLLFSISNLYANSIFDRPTPDHFINDYANLLQEDQIELLEKKVKEIEYSGSMQIAIVTVKNLEGLKPSVFTHRLANQWGVGQKYKDNGILIMIKPKYPNEKGEVYIAVGTGLENVVANNDAQQIINSDLLPHLKQNEFYEGLDKAIDSIASYSLQSKNKDFIERLFTKEVIYILALILLMLPIFYLFYLKNRQVSDKYSHFYVKEAFDEKNLIDQVELMEQRFNKKYSKFKALIKRYNSISKGNLFKYSDKIDNQMFCYLLNGRSRYKLFWEMIDPFFLIILSYLLLLVLLITGVGYIYYGIIGMLIACLVSSTVVYFMISFLISFTEFLQFSLRKNKKYLGGVNVSLFALNALLKLDINKSYDSSTGTYTYSPHIVFYAAASGSGFGGGFGGFGGGFGGGGFSGGGAGGSW from the coding sequence ATGAAATTTCATTCTATAACAACTAAGTATATCCTTTCTTGTCTTTTATTATTTTCTATTAGTAATCTTTATGCCAATTCCATTTTTGACAGACCAACTCCTGACCATTTTATAAACGATTATGCCAATTTACTTCAGGAAGATCAAATTGAATTGTTAGAAAAGAAAGTAAAGGAAATTGAGTATTCAGGTTCAATGCAAATTGCTATTGTAACAGTTAAAAATCTGGAAGGATTAAAACCTTCGGTGTTTACTCATCGGCTTGCCAATCAGTGGGGTGTTGGTCAGAAATACAAAGACAATGGCATTTTAATAATGATAAAACCCAAATATCCCAATGAAAAAGGTGAAGTATATATTGCGGTTGGCACAGGACTGGAAAATGTTGTTGCCAATAATGATGCTCAGCAAATAATCAACTCTGATCTATTACCTCACTTAAAGCAAAATGAATTCTATGAAGGTCTTGATAAGGCCATTGATTCTATCGCTTCTTACTCTTTGCAAAGTAAAAACAAAGATTTTATTGAAAGACTCTTTACCAAAGAAGTGATATATATCCTTGCTTTAATTCTGTTAATGCTTCCAATTTTTTATTTGTTCTATCTTAAAAATCGTCAGGTTTCGGATAAGTATTCTCATTTCTATGTTAAAGAGGCCTTTGATGAGAAGAATTTGATTGATCAGGTCGAGTTAATGGAGCAACGTTTCAATAAGAAATATTCTAAATTCAAGGCGTTAATCAAACGATATAACTCCATTTCGAAAGGCAATCTCTTCAAATACTCCGATAAGATCGATAACCAAATGTTTTGCTATTTATTAAATGGCCGTAGCAGGTACAAACTATTCTGGGAAATGATCGATCCGTTTTTTCTCATAATTCTTTCATATTTGCTGTTACTAGTGCTCTTAATAACAGGTGTTGGTTATATTTATTATGGTATAATTGGCATGCTTATAGCTTGCCTGGTTTCCTCTACGGTTGTTTATTTTATGATTAGCTTTTTAATTTCGTTTACAGAATTTCTTCAATTCTCATTAAGAAAAAACAAAAAGTATCTGGGAGGAGTAAACGTTTCGTTATTTGCTTTAAACGCACTTTTAAAATTAGATATTAATAAATCATACGATTCTTCTACTGGCACTTACACTTACTCTCCACATATTGTTTTCTACGCCGCTGCTTCAGGAAGTGGTTTTGGCGGAGGCTTTGGCGGTTTTGGTGGTGGTTTCGGCGGTGGTGGTTTTAGTGGTGGTGGTGCAGGAGGTAGTTGGTAA
- a CDS encoding transglutaminase domain-containing protein translates to MNLQPIKTLLILFIICINATINAQDYAKIDSAILQYSDQKSSMDDLVYFIKNNFETDIEKSRAIFTWIAHHISYDVKKYHSSIKSTKKNKRKKIKQKNIFKYEQKVARTTYRKRSGICGDYSVLYKHLCDLTGVECTVISGYSKTERKNIGSKTGGKHAWNAVYINHQWQLLDVTWAAGYLSNDTFHQQFNDFYFFTKPDLFFFNHFPRKTEWVLTDKTREDFKNLPLIKSYFLWSLIDVDQPSNGTIKVEDNKITIHLKNTEFFDNITYTFINQGYGEIIKKKASDDSCRF, encoded by the coding sequence ATGAATCTTCAACCCATAAAAACCTTACTAATTCTATTCATAATATGCATTAATGCAACGATTAATGCTCAGGATTATGCTAAAATTGATAGTGCCATTTTGCAGTATTCTGATCAAAAGTCATCGATGGATGATTTAGTCTATTTTATTAAAAATAATTTCGAAACAGACATTGAAAAATCAAGAGCAATATTTACCTGGATCGCTCATCACATAAGCTATGATGTTAAAAAATATCACTCGTCAATAAAATCAACTAAAAAGAATAAAAGAAAGAAAATCAAACAAAAGAATATCTTTAAATACGAACAGAAAGTTGCACGAACAACTTACAGAAAAAGAAGTGGCATATGTGGTGATTACTCTGTTTTGTATAAACACTTGTGTGATCTCACTGGTGTAGAATGCACTGTAATCAGCGGATATTCAAAAACCGAACGCAAAAATATTGGTAGTAAAACCGGGGGGAAACATGCATGGAATGCTGTATACATTAATCATCAATGGCAATTACTAGATGTGACTTGGGCGGCGGGATATCTTTCTAACGATACCTTTCATCAACAATTCAATGATTTTTATTTCTTCACCAAGCCGGATCTATTCTTTTTTAACCATTTTCCACGGAAAACAGAATGGGTGTTAACTGATAAAACGCGCGAAGATTTTAAAAATCTTCCATTAATAAAATCCTACTTCTTATGGAGTTTGATTGATGTTGATCAACCATCAAATGGTACCATAAAAGTTGAGGACAATAAAATTACTATCCATCTTAAGAATACGGAGTTTTTTGACAACATCACATATACATTTATTAATCAAGGCTATGGAGAAATAATTAAGAAGAAGGCAAGTGATGACAGTTGTCGGTTCTAA
- a CDS encoding biopolymer transporter TolR, with translation MLAQNKIGLFDNHTDIGIDKNKGIAQYRADKQLYIIAGSGENMWSTNDHFQYLWTTLQGDFILRAEVNFLGDGVDPHRKTGWSVRNNLNSNSAHVSATVHGDGLTSLQYRRAVGNDTEEVQSPDEAPNVIQLERRGNLFIMSTARFGEEFTTVQIEELELDKEVYVGLFMCSHNTEVIEAASYRNVRIIKPAPENITAYSEYIGSNLELLNIETGLRQTLYYSAHSIQAPNWTPDGEKLIYNSKGLLFTYDLEDNLIEPLNTGFANNNNNDHVLTFDGELLGISHHNNDDGWASSIYYLPAKGDSVPVKVTKEGVGASYLHGWSPDKKSMIFTGDRNRQYDIYSVNVRTGKEKQLTNQKTLDDGSEFSPDGKYIFFNSARTGKMKLWRMDTDGNNKVQLTHDDYNDWFLHVSPDMKWIVFISFPKDIDPGDHPFYKHCLIRLMPYEGGTPKVIAYIYGGQGTMNVPSWSPDSKKIAFVTNSQ, from the coding sequence ATGCTTGCTCAAAATAAAATCGGTCTATTCGATAATCATACAGATATTGGCATTGATAAAAACAAAGGAATAGCTCAATACAGAGCTGATAAACAGTTGTATATAATTGCTGGCTCTGGTGAAAACATGTGGTCAACAAACGATCATTTTCAATATTTATGGACCACCTTGCAAGGAGATTTTATCCTTCGTGCCGAAGTGAACTTTTTAGGAGATGGAGTTGATCCCCATCGCAAAACAGGTTGGTCGGTCCGCAATAACCTCAATAGTAATTCTGCACATGTAAGCGCTACTGTTCATGGCGACGGACTCACCTCGTTACAATACCGTCGAGCAGTAGGAAATGACACTGAAGAAGTACAATCACCGGATGAGGCACCGAATGTTATTCAACTCGAACGACGAGGCAATCTGTTCATCATGTCAACGGCACGTTTTGGAGAAGAATTTACTACCGTTCAAATAGAAGAGCTGGAACTTGATAAAGAGGTTTATGTTGGCTTGTTTATGTGTTCACATAATACCGAAGTTATTGAAGCAGCTTCGTATCGTAATGTGCGAATTATAAAGCCAGCTCCCGAAAATATTACCGCCTACAGTGAATACATCGGAAGTAATCTTGAACTTTTGAATATTGAAACCGGTTTAAGGCAGACCCTATATTATTCAGCTCACTCGATTCAGGCACCAAACTGGACTCCCGACGGTGAAAAACTGATATACAATTCAAAAGGCTTGCTGTTTACTTATGATCTTGAAGATAATTTGATTGAACCATTGAATACTGGTTTTGCCAACAATAATAACAACGATCATGTATTGACCTTCGACGGTGAATTACTTGGCATCAGCCATCATAATAATGATGACGGATGGGCTTCCAGCATTTATTATCTGCCGGCGAAAGGCGATTCAGTTCCAGTAAAGGTAACGAAAGAAGGAGTTGGAGCATCGTATCTGCACGGTTGGTCGCCGGATAAGAAATCCATGATTTTTACCGGTGATCGCAATCGTCAGTACGACATATACTCAGTAAACGTAAGAACAGGAAAGGAAAAACAATTAACCAATCAAAAAACACTGGATGATGGTTCAGAATTCAGTCCGGATGGTAAATATATCTTCTTTAATTCAGCCCGTACAGGTAAAATGAAGCTGTGGCGAATGGACACAGACGGAAATAATAAGGTGCAGCTAACACACGATGATTACAACGACTGGTTTCTACATGTCAGTCCCGATATGAAATGGATTGTATTTATTTCCTTCCCGAAAGACATTGATCCCGGCGATCATCCGTTTTACAAACATTGCCTGATCCGTTTAATGCCTTATGAAGGAGGCACTCCAAAAGTCATTGCTTACATTTATGGAGGTCAGGGAACCATGAATGTACCTTCATGGTCGCCCGACAGTAAAAAGATAGCATTTGTAACAAATAGTCAATAA
- a CDS encoding HAMP domain-containing sensor histidine kinase gives MRLLQLSNLKADALQNEELDYEYKKELHQSILRYNRILIPFMYLVFIFYIIGDFYIWNVPQFAVLRLPGILTCTLILIVTISKLRNNIQLVVSINNIHCIGLLLMGFGLVVVGPNYNFKGIISCILFIIASHFFIKGYRSILLFGTVGAILAVVTLIYSMLHFDTYHFAEVAGLVTVFIGIIILSISNENKRFNEFYLQRNLVIEKDKTQKQNKRLNEINQQLDVALKRLEETDQSKNKFFSIIAHDLRSPFSSVVSLMEELKINLNDYNKQDIESRINIIEEATVSTLAYLNNLLYWASSQMNGIRIEKQPTKLKDIVEQSISPYLNAAYLKKINVKLNIDDNIIVLVDLKTIGVVISNLFSNAIKYTPKGGSITISGKENNSTASLAIEDNGIGMDETLIEQLFKIDQNTSRIGTDNEKGSGLGLLLSSDFIKYNDGSITIRSKENEGSCFTITLPNK, from the coding sequence ATGAGACTCCTTCAGTTATCGAATTTAAAAGCTGATGCACTTCAAAATGAAGAACTGGATTATGAATACAAAAAAGAGTTGCATCAATCCATATTAAGGTACAACAGGATTCTTATACCATTTATGTATCTGGTATTTATCTTTTATATCATTGGTGATTTTTATATTTGGAATGTACCCCAATTTGCAGTACTGAGGCTTCCGGGAATCTTAACATGTACCTTAATTCTTATTGTTACCATATCGAAACTTAGAAACAATATTCAGTTGGTTGTTTCAATCAATAACATTCACTGTATTGGTCTATTATTAATGGGATTTGGACTGGTCGTAGTGGGTCCGAACTACAATTTTAAAGGTATTATTTCTTGTATCTTATTTATAATTGCCTCACATTTCTTTATTAAAGGATACAGATCTATTTTATTGTTTGGTACAGTGGGTGCGATACTGGCAGTTGTCACCCTTATTTATTCAATGTTACACTTCGACACTTATCACTTTGCCGAAGTGGCAGGTCTCGTGACTGTTTTTATTGGGATTATCATCTTAAGCATTTCGAATGAAAACAAACGATTTAACGAATTCTACTTACAAAGAAATTTAGTTATTGAGAAAGATAAAACCCAGAAACAGAATAAGCGACTTAATGAAATTAACCAACAATTAGACGTTGCTTTGAAGAGATTGGAAGAAACAGATCAATCAAAAAACAAGTTCTTTTCTATTATTGCTCACGATTTAAGAAGCCCGTTTTCAAGTGTTGTCAGCTTAATGGAAGAACTAAAGATAAACCTCAACGATTACAACAAACAAGATATTGAGTCAAGAATAAATATTATCGAAGAAGCTACAGTTTCTACATTGGCATATCTCAACAACCTGCTATATTGGGCTTCATCACAAATGAATGGAATTAGAATAGAAAAGCAACCTACAAAACTTAAAGATATAGTTGAACAAAGCATATCTCCATATCTAAATGCTGCATATTTAAAAAAAATCAATGTTAAACTTAATATTGATGATAACATAATTGTTTTGGTTGATCTAAAAACCATTGGTGTTGTCATTTCAAACCTGTTTAGCAATGCTATTAAGTACACTCCCAAAGGAGGATCTATTACAATCTCAGGTAAGGAAAACAATTCAACAGCCAGTTTAGCTATTGAGGATAATGGAATTGGAATGGATGAAACACTTATTGAACAACTGTTTAAAATAGATCAGAATACGAGTAGAATAGGAACTGATAATGAGAAAGGTTCTGGTTTAGGATTACTACTATCGTCTGATTTTATAAAATACAATGACGGATCCATAACCATTAGAAGTAAAGAAAATGAAGGAAGTTGCTTTACTATCACATTGCCCAACAAATAA
- a CDS encoding CusA/CzcA family heavy metal efflux RND transporter — protein MLEKIIDFSVKNKLIVILFTLTVVGFGLFSVLKIPVGTVPDITNNQVQIITTSGNLSTQEIEQFITAPVEMEMANLPGVEEIRSVSKFGISLVTVVFEDKLGTYLPRQLIAEKIKVAATNIPEAYGAPDMGPISTGLGEIYQYILDVKPGYEDRYSPMDLRTIQDWIVKRRLSGINGVVEVNSWGGYLKQYEVAINPSLLKSMDLTLMEVFNALESNNSISGGAYIEKTNQSYFIRGDGQVKSIPDIEKIVIANKGGHPVLIKDVAKVHFGYANRFGAITANGKGETILGQIMMLKNADSKEVIQGVHNRVEEIQSGLPEGVFINPILERGELIGKTSTTVAENLILGAIIVLFTVILLLGNWRSALVIASMIPLALFFTISMMYIFGIDANLMSLGALDFGIIIDGAVIIVEYIALKMNLLGTNLSNSEERQKQMDQIANEGASKMMKSAIFGQIIILIVFIPILSLQGVEGKMFHPMALAFSFAIIGAMIMGLTWLPVASSLFLKPVDENKKTISKRLMKRLHIAYEPSILWACRNKKIVLGIAILSLIATGVIFTRIGGEFVPTLDEGDFVIQPVLKTGTSLSKTVETTTRMEQILMKEFPDEVDQIVSRIGAAEVPTDPMSMEEVDMIIKLNPKSDWVAAGDKEELAEKFKEALSIIPGIEYEFTQPIEMRFNELITGVRSDIAIKIYGEDLDYINEKANEIKKLITDVPGAGDIILEKTTGLPQIKVDYKRDKIAYYGVDIATLNAYLSTAFGGQISGVVFEGEKRFDMVVRLQDQSRTDIADIRRLMVPVSSGQQIPLAELAEIEYTKGPAKISRENTRRRVVVAVNVRNRDLQSVIEDIQVLIDQNIKLTPGNYIEYGGQFENLQNATNRLMLAVPVSLLLIFIFLHFAFKSLKDAIMIFTAIPLATVGGVFLLWLRGMPFSVSAGVGFIALFGIAVLNGIVLIEHLKELLHENGGNIKNIIVRGTKDRLRPVLLTAGAAAMGFLPMAISTGAGAEVQRPLATVVIGGLITSTLLTLIALPLLFEIFYNVERIQLFPFKVIRSKGTAVLIGLMLLSSTSIMAQKQELKLDQVIEIAINNNKQVKASELEVEKANVMKGTAFSPDKTTIAYSTDENNIAENGYPLKVWGVEQRIDFPGLYVSQGKMRRLEVDIAETEMSIQKSTLQKEVSLLYYELQMLQSQLNIYRQLDSVLIKLEQFNERRYEVKDISQLDLLNIKAKKNRAMVTENNLNSSIDNTLKRLKVVMNYDEDFTIPVSSELVVSTSSVSDSLLLFKWFELQNQHAQSLVKVEKNKMLPDITFNYFIGSNSYENAQNYQGFEVGLAIPLFFGNHSANIKAAKLTEQSQSLRFSNQMDLIKNELEKMNGEQKRYATLIDNYNQVEKPLADEMMRTALKAYQLGGVSFYELSANLEEAINIQMSYFENVFNYNRISLEMKYYSNY, from the coding sequence ATGTTGGAAAAAATCATTGATTTCAGCGTTAAAAACAAACTTATTGTCATCCTTTTCACCCTTACTGTTGTTGGCTTTGGATTGTTTTCAGTTCTAAAAATTCCTGTAGGGACCGTACCTGATATTACAAATAATCAGGTTCAGATCATTACTACTTCCGGAAATCTTTCAACACAGGAGATAGAGCAGTTTATTACAGCACCTGTTGAAATGGAAATGGCGAACCTGCCGGGTGTTGAAGAGATCCGTTCAGTTTCTAAATTTGGTATTTCATTGGTAACAGTTGTATTTGAAGATAAATTAGGCACTTATCTACCCCGCCAGTTGATTGCCGAGAAAATTAAAGTAGCAGCAACCAACATTCCGGAGGCATACGGAGCTCCTGATATGGGACCTATTTCAACCGGACTGGGCGAGATTTACCAATATATTCTGGATGTAAAACCCGGATATGAAGATCGCTACTCTCCCATGGATCTGAGAACAATTCAGGACTGGATAGTAAAACGACGACTGTCGGGAATTAACGGTGTTGTTGAAGTGAACAGCTGGGGCGGATACCTTAAACAATATGAGGTAGCCATTAATCCATCGTTGTTGAAAAGTATGGATCTCACCTTGATGGAAGTCTTCAATGCTCTCGAATCCAATAACAGCATCTCAGGTGGTGCATACATCGAAAAAACTAATCAAAGTTATTTTATACGTGGCGATGGCCAGGTAAAATCCATACCTGACATTGAAAAAATTGTGATCGCCAATAAAGGTGGTCATCCTGTTCTGATAAAAGATGTTGCAAAAGTTCATTTTGGCTATGCCAACCGCTTTGGTGCTATCACGGCCAATGGCAAAGGCGAAACTATACTGGGACAGATAATGATGCTGAAGAATGCCGATTCGAAAGAGGTGATTCAGGGAGTGCACAATCGTGTGGAAGAAATTCAGAGCGGTTTACCTGAAGGTGTATTTATTAATCCAATTCTTGAACGTGGCGAATTAATCGGTAAGACTTCAACAACTGTGGCCGAAAACCTTATTCTGGGAGCCATCATTGTTCTATTCACTGTAATCCTTTTATTGGGTAACTGGCGATCAGCGTTGGTGATTGCTTCTATGATTCCTCTGGCACTTTTCTTCACCATATCGATGATGTACATCTTTGGAATAGATGCCAACCTGATGAGCCTGGGAGCTCTGGACTTTGGTATCATCATCGATGGAGCAGTTATCATTGTGGAATACATTGCTTTGAAGATGAATCTTCTGGGAACCAATCTATCAAATAGTGAGGAAAGACAAAAGCAAATGGATCAGATTGCCAATGAAGGGGCTTCGAAAATGATGAAATCAGCCATCTTCGGACAAATCATTATTCTTATTGTTTTTATTCCTATCCTGTCGCTTCAAGGTGTTGAAGGTAAGATGTTCCACCCAATGGCTCTGGCCTTCTCATTTGCCATTATTGGAGCCATGATAATGGGATTAACCTGGTTACCGGTTGCCTCTTCCTTATTTCTGAAACCGGTGGATGAGAACAAGAAAACAATTTCAAAACGGTTGATGAAAAGGTTACATATAGCCTATGAGCCTTCTATACTTTGGGCTTGTCGAAACAAAAAGATTGTGTTGGGAATAGCTATTCTTTCATTGATTGCAACTGGGGTTATTTTTACCCGAATTGGAGGTGAGTTTGTACCTACTCTGGATGAAGGAGACTTTGTGATTCAACCCGTTCTGAAGACAGGTACCTCTTTATCCAAAACGGTTGAAACCACCACCCGAATGGAGCAAATACTCATGAAAGAGTTTCCTGATGAAGTGGATCAGATTGTTTCGCGTATAGGAGCCGCTGAAGTACCAACCGACCCCATGTCGATGGAAGAGGTGGATATGATTATCAAACTTAATCCCAAAAGTGATTGGGTTGCTGCGGGTGATAAAGAAGAACTGGCTGAGAAATTCAAAGAAGCTCTATCTATCATTCCTGGAATAGAATATGAATTTACCCAACCCATTGAGATGCGTTTTAATGAACTTATTACCGGTGTACGATCCGATATTGCCATTAAAATTTATGGAGAAGATCTGGATTACATCAACGAAAAAGCCAACGAGATAAAAAAACTGATTACCGATGTACCTGGCGCAGGTGATATTATATTGGAAAAAACCACAGGTCTTCCACAAATTAAGGTTGATTATAAACGGGATAAGATAGCCTATTACGGTGTTGACATTGCTACCCTTAATGCCTATTTATCAACGGCCTTTGGCGGTCAGATTTCAGGTGTTGTTTTTGAGGGTGAAAAACGCTTTGATATGGTGGTTCGACTGCAAGACCAAAGTCGTACCGACATTGCTGATATTCGTCGTTTGATGGTTCCGGTCTCGTCCGGACAGCAGATACCTCTGGCAGAGCTTGCCGAAATTGAATATACCAAAGGTCCGGCCAAGATATCGCGCGAGAACACTCGCCGACGTGTAGTTGTGGCCGTGAATGTGCGTAACCGCGATTTACAATCGGTAATTGAAGATATTCAGGTTCTGATTGATCAGAATATTAAATTAACTCCCGGCAATTACATCGAATACGGAGGACAGTTTGAAAACCTTCAAAATGCTACCAACCGTTTGATGCTGGCAGTTCCAGTATCACTCCTGCTGATTTTTATTTTCCTGCATTTTGCTTTCAAATCATTGAAAGATGCGATAATGATTTTTACGGCTATTCCTTTGGCAACTGTAGGTGGAGTTTTCTTGCTATGGCTTCGAGGAATGCCTTTTAGTGTTTCGGCAGGTGTTGGTTTTATTGCCTTATTTGGTATTGCAGTGTTAAACGGAATAGTTCTAATCGAACATCTGAAAGAGCTTCTGCATGAGAATGGTGGTAACATCAAGAATATTATTGTCAGAGGTACAAAAGACAGGTTGCGGCCTGTTTTATTAACCGCCGGAGCAGCCGCCATGGGTTTTCTGCCAATGGCTATCTCAACAGGTGCAGGTGCTGAAGTTCAGCGACCATTGGCAACCGTAGTTATTGGAGGACTTATCACCTCTACCCTTTTAACCCTGATTGCTCTTCCGCTTTTGTTCGAGATTTTTTATAATGTAGAGAGAATACAACTCTTCCCGTTTAAGGTGATACGTTCAAAAGGAACAGCCGTTCTTATTGGTTTAATGTTACTATCCTCTACTTCAATAATGGCACAAAAACAGGAATTGAAACTGGATCAGGTTATTGAGATTGCCATCAATAACAACAAACAGGTCAAAGCTAGCGAGCTTGAAGTGGAAAAGGCCAATGTGATGAAGGGAACGGCCTTCTCTCCCGACAAAACAACCATAGCCTATAGCACCGATGAAAATAACATAGCCGAAAATGGTTATCCTTTAAAAGTCTGGGGTGTTGAGCAACGTATTGATTTTCCTGGATTGTATGTATCTCAAGGTAAAATGCGCAGGTTGGAAGTTGATATTGCCGAAACAGAAATGTCAATTCAGAAAAGCACACTTCAAAAAGAAGTGTCGTTGCTTTATTACGAACTTCAGATGCTGCAAAGTCAATTAAATATTTACAGGCAACTCGATTCAGTTTTAATTAAACTAGAACAGTTCAATGAACGGCGATATGAAGTTAAGGATATTAGTCAATTGGATCTGCTGAATATCAAAGCAAAGAAAAACAGGGCAATGGTAACTGAGAATAACCTAAACTCATCCATCGATAATACACTGAAACGGTTAAAAGTGGTGATGAATTACGACGAAGATTTTACCATACCTGTAAGTTCAGAGTTGGTCGTTTCTACCTCATCTGTTAGTGATTCTCTCCTGCTTTTTAAATGGTTTGAGCTCCAAAATCAGCATGCTCAATCGTTGGTAAAAGTTGAAAAAAACAAGATGCTCCCCGATATCACGTTCAATTATTTCATTGGATCAAATTCATATGAAAATGCTCAGAATTATCAGGGTTTTGAAGTAGGATTAGCTATCCCTTTATTCTTTGGAAATCACTCAGCCAATATAAAGGCAGCCAAACTAACAGAACAATCACAATCACTGAGATTCTCAAATCAAATGGATCTGATCAAAAATGAACTGGAGAAGATGAATGGAGAACAAAAAAGATATGCCACGTTGATTGATAATTACAATCAGGTTGAAAAGCCGCTAGCAGATGAAATGATGCGAACAGCTTTGAAGGCATACCAGCTGGGCGGTGTTAGTTTTTATGAATTATCCGCCAACCTCGAAGAAGCTATTAACATTCAGATGAGCTACTTCGAAAATGTATTTAACTATAACCGAATCAGTCTTGAAATGAAATATTACTCTAACTACTAA
- a CDS encoding efflux RND transporter periplasmic adaptor subunit produces the protein MKATAYILLISLFISSCNHTKTEEESTENNLIEISKQQFEAEQMELGTIAQIAFPAKLYFSGYIKPSTNGWAKVGLPVEGIVQQIKVNVGQEVKKGDPLFVIGGNPFIDLQKEFAESSARLNQLKLDFNRVSLLYKENIGTEKEFVTAQSAYESELAMNNAIKMKLENIGLNVDRIAKGSLYTSYTITAPIKGFITDMKAVVGEYTDQQEDLTSIVDNEQLRLQLIVFEKDISSIQRGQNVEFHASGNLQEIALANLDFVGKTVDPDSKSIECYASIQAEYLDKYINNQFVEGEIILSTDTVSALPVDAVIQADDQSYILSLQQETDSSYLFQKIHLQEGRITKDYVEVIEKPNVDKIIIKGVYNIMVD, from the coding sequence ATGAAAGCAACAGCATATATCCTTCTTATTTCTCTTTTTATCAGCTCATGTAATCATACAAAAACAGAAGAGGAATCCACAGAAAACAATCTGATAGAAATAAGTAAACAACAGTTCGAGGCAGAACAAATGGAGCTTGGTACCATTGCTCAAATTGCCTTTCCTGCTAAACTCTATTTTTCAGGCTATATTAAACCCAGCACCAATGGTTGGGCAAAGGTTGGATTGCCTGTTGAAGGCATTGTTCAGCAAATAAAGGTTAATGTTGGTCAGGAAGTTAAAAAAGGTGATCCTCTGTTTGTGATTGGAGGAAATCCATTTATCGATCTGCAAAAAGAATTTGCTGAATCGAGTGCCCGACTCAATCAATTGAAGCTCGATTTCAACCGGGTTAGTCTGTTATACAAAGAAAACATCGGAACAGAAAAGGAATTTGTTACAGCTCAAAGTGCCTATGAATCAGAACTGGCAATGAACAATGCGATAAAAATGAAACTTGAGAACATCGGACTGAATGTCGATCGAATCGCCAAAGGTTCATTGTATACTTCTTATACAATTACCGCACCTATCAAAGGTTTTATCACTGATATGAAGGCTGTGGTTGGAGAATACACCGATCAACAGGAAGACCTGACATCCATTGTTGATAATGAACAATTACGTTTGCAACTCATTGTCTTCGAGAAAGATATTTCATCTATTCAAAGGGGTCAAAATGTTGAATTTCACGCCAGTGGAAATCTACAGGAAATTGCCTTAGCCAATCTTGATTTTGTTGGTAAAACAGTAGATCCGGATTCAAAATCCATTGAATGTTATGCAAGTATCCAAGCGGAATATCTCGATAAGTACATCAATAATCAATTTGTTGAAGGGGAAATTATTCTTAGCACGGATACTGTTTCGGCGCTTCCAGTCGATGCTGTTATTCAGGCAGATGATCAAAGCTATATTCTTTCGTTACAGCAGGAAACGGATAGTAGCTATTTATTTCAAAAAATTCATTTACAGGAAGGTAGAATCACAAAAGATTATGTGGAGGTGATAGAAAAACCAAATGTTGATAAAATAATTATCAAGGGAGTTTATAATATTATGGTGGATTAA